One segment of Primulina tabacum isolate GXHZ01 chromosome 6, ASM2559414v2, whole genome shotgun sequence DNA contains the following:
- the LOC142548414 gene encoding putative aquaporin SIP2-1: MPGGAGARRLLAADFAMSFMWVWSSVLIKIFVHRILGYGSLDVKGEIIRCVVSLLNMFFFAFLGKVTDGGTYNPLNLLSSAISGDFSNFLFTLGARIPAQVVGSICGVRLILDTFPGIGRGPRLNVDIAKGALTEGLLTFAIVFISLALSRKITGSFMKTWISSVSKISLHILGSDLTGGCMNPASVMGWAFANGEHISKEHLIVYWLAPVEATLAAVWIFGLLFRPKKDEMIRQKSD, translated from the exons ATGCCGGGCGGCGCCGGAGCAAGGCGGCTGCTGGCCGCGGATTTCGCGATGTCTTTTATGTGGGTATGGTCAAGCGTGCTCATCAAGATTTTTGTGCACAGAATCTTGGGATACGGATCTCTCGATGTCAAGGGTGAAATCATTAGATGCGTTGTTTCTTTACTTAACATGTTCTTCTTTGCTTTTTTGGGCAAAGTCACTGACGGCGGGACATACAACCCTCTCAACCTTTTGTCCTCCGCCATTTCTGGAGATTTTAGCAATTTTCTCTTCACTCTTGGTGCCAGGATTCCTGCTCAG GTTGTGGGGTCAATTTGTGGGGTACGGCTCATCCTGGACACTTTTCCTGGAATTGGACGAGGCCCGCGCTTGAATGTTGACATTGCAAAAGGTGCATTAACTGAAGGTCTTTTGACGTTTGCAATTGTGTTCATATCCCTTGCACTCTCCCGAAAGATTACTGGAAGTTTCATGAAAACATGGATCTCAAGTGTGTCTAAGATCAGTCTTCATATACTCGGCTCTGATCTAACTGGGGGATGCATGAATCCAGCCTCT GTAATGGGGTGGGCTTTTGCGAATGGAGAACATATCAGCAAGGAGCATTTGATAGTTTATTGGCTTGCGCCAGTTGAAGCGACTTTGGCTGCAGTTTGGATATTTGGATTACTATTTCGTCCCAAAAAGGATGAGATGATACGGCAAAAATCAGACTGA
- the LOC142548413 gene encoding protein ROOT PRIMORDIUM DEFECTIVE 1-like has protein sequence MRILPPSLFHRGPFSAAIQTRFKKHANTAQTRLETRTPDPKLDALAFHHNRLELVLRLHTLFLAKKRFPFVSVQILSRCSNHAGIDILSAGGLFRKYPHVFQVFAHPVRQNACFKFTHKFAELLRKEDEVVCGMNDVNVVKIKKILSMSVNGRVHIHAIRLMRRELGLPENFKDSIVELHSEIFRMVGLEIVELVDTNESGGRLDFVAEIEKWRHKEYIEKWFSEFEIKYSFPIHFPTGFRIAPGFREKLKNWQRLWYVKPYERMENVRIRSCGGLERYEKRAVGIIHELLCLTVEKMVAVERLVHFRKDLGIEVNLRELLLKHPGIFYISTRGNTQIAFLREGYSRGCLVEPNPIYDARRKMLELIMLGSRNTSELRVQVEAEEERKDARNNKNNSETQNGDFVIRILESFRQQYDKDIIAHPRSLCLKDMSERSL, from the coding sequence ATGAGAATCTTGCCCCCCTCCCTATTTCACCGCGGTCCTTTCTCCGCCGCTATCCAGACTCGCTTCAAGAAGCATGCCAACACAGCCCAGACCCGACTAGAGACTCGAACCCCCGATCCGAAGCTCGATGCCCTTGCCTTCCACCACAACCGCCTCGAACTCGTCCTTAGGCTTCACACTCTCTTCTTAGCCAAGAAACGTTTCCCCTTTGTCTCTGTACAGATACTCTCTCGATGTTCCAATCACGCCGGCATCGATATCCTTTCAGCTGGTGGTCTTTTCCGGAAATATCCGCATGTTTTTCAGGTATTTGCTCACCCTGTCCGTCAAAATGCTTGCTTTAAATTTACGCACAAATTTGCGGAATTGCTCAGGAAAGAGGATGAGGTCGTTTGTGGAATGAATGATGTCAACGTAGTTAAGATAAAGAAGATACTGAGCATGTCCGTGAATGGGAGAGTTCATATACATGCGATAAGATTGATGAGAAGGGAGTTGGGATTGCctgaaaattttaaggattCGATAGTTGAACTTCATAGTGAGATTTTCAGAATGGTGGGTTTGGAGATAGTGGAATTGGTTGATACCAATGAGAGTGGAGGAAGGTTAGATTTTGTTGCAGAGATTGAGAAATGGAGACATAAAGAGTATATAGAGAAATGGTTTAGTGAGTTCGAGATCAAATATTCTTTTCCAATTCATTTCCCAACTGGATTTAGGATCGCTCCTGGGTTCAGGGAGAAACTGAAAAATTGGCAGCGCCTTTGGTATGTTAAACCTTATGAAAGGATGGAAAATGTCCGGATCCGTTCATGTGGGGGGTTAGAAAGGTATGAGAAGCGAGCCGTGGGGATTATTCACGAGCTTTTATGCTTGACAGTAGAGAAAATGGTGGCGGTTGAACGATTGGTGCATTTCAGAAAGGATCTAGGAATTGAGGTTAACTTGCGTGAGCTTCTTTTGAAGCATCCTGGCATATTCTATATCTCTACCCGAGGGAATACACAAATAGCCTTTTTGAGGGAAGGTTATAGTAGAGGCTGTTTGGTCGAACCAAACCCAATATATGATGCACGGAGGAAAATGTTGGAGCTTATAATGTTGGGCTCCCGTAATACTAGCGAACTGAGGGTGCAGGTAGAGGCTGAGGAAGAGAGAAAAGATGCAAggaacaataaaaataatagtgAGACACAAAATGGTGATTTTGTTATTCGAATTTTGGAGTCGTTCAGACAGCAGTACGACAAAGACATTATTGCTCATCCAAGAAGTCTCTGCTTGAAGGATATGAGCGAAAGAAGCCTTTGA